One window of the Ammospiza caudacuta isolate bAmmCau1 chromosome 9, bAmmCau1.pri, whole genome shotgun sequence genome contains the following:
- the PLEKHS1 gene encoding pleckstrin homology domain-containing family S member 1 isoform X1, translating into MASTNKRNSAVRIQNTFCPEGGVCKHGFLIKSPPLQLFSSQNSWKRRLFVLSKSSTGNYILKYLKGQHVKGSIAVDQIISIQVGISNAEIMETVRKMFKCLPEQVMSISTGNRCYYLIGDSRQEIDDWVTLISSVCREDTRSGCCPQNQGLPNPEVRSRTSSLPLFLSSVDMASFPDRQSCQEENGSSEDKNRPYSDPGPHQAQCDSPRGVCPSLQDKILGGSEENLLLSDPDENMQKDEEDYYQTPSSVLAKCTTEVSRPDPTAEPDVPEQEKPEQNSPVKENIYMSMKSIKLLDETCQLTCRRDGLPSPPKCQSNSARPRDLGAEKGTKFPESNTSLQPTLQRRQSSLPLSVVHLSILLSQVTDEMQLQKLDIFVPLADINNYLKLTEAAGRICVSQWAGPLRLGCLFNHGDHVVAVNDLQPQGVEEAFFFISRSTRKEVKLTICRIPHSDTFHAKGCSCS; encoded by the exons ATGGCTTctacaaataaaagaaattctGCAG TGAgaattcaaaatacattttgccCTGAAGGTGGAGTCTGCAAGCACGGATTCCTCATCAAATCACCACCTCTGCAACTTTTCAGCTCACAG AATTCCTGGAAAAGGCGTCTGTTTGTCCTGTCCAAGTCCAGCACAGGGAATTACATCCTGAAGTATCTAAAAGGCCAACACGTGAAAGGCTCCATAGCTGTTGATCA aatcataagTATTCAAGTTGGCATAAGTAATGCTGAAATTATGGAAACGGTGAGGAAGATGTTTAAATGCCTTCCTGAGCAGGTGATGTCCATCAGCACTGGAAACAGATGTTACTACCTcattggggacagcag GCAGGAAATAGATGACTGGGTCACTCTGATATCTTCAGTCTGCAGGGAGGACACAAGAAGTGGATGCTGCCCTCAG AACCAAGGTCTTCCAAATCCAGAAGTCAGAAGTCGGACTTCCTCTTTGCCACTATTCTTGAGTTCTGTAGACATGGCCAGCTTTCCAGACAGGCAAAGCTGCCAGGAG GAGAATGGTTCCTCAGAAGACAAGAACAGGCCTTATTCAGATCCTGGCCCCCATCAGGCTCAGTGTGACTCGCCAAGAGGAGTTTGTCCAAGCCTG CAGGATAAAATTCTGGGAGGAAGTGAGGAAAACCTGCTGTTGTCAGATCCAGACGAAAACATGCAAAAGGACGAAGAAGATTATTACCAAACTCCCAGCAGTGTTTTAGCTAAG TGCACTACTGAAGTATCAAGGCCTGACCCTACAGCTGAGCCTGATGTCCCTGAGCAAGAGAAGCCAGAGCAGAACAGCCCAGTAAAGGAGAACATTTATATGTCAATGAAATCAAT TAAGCTGCTGGATGAGACATGCCAGCTCACGTGCAGGCGTGATGGgctcccatcccctcccaaaTGCCAGAGCAACAGTGCACGTCCAAGAGACCTGGGAGCAGAAAAAGGCACAAAATTCCCAGAAAGCAACACCAGCCTGCAGCCAACCCTCCAGAGAAGGCAAAGCTCATTACCCCTCTCAGTGGTTCACTTGTCCATACTGCTCAG TCAAGTTACAGATGAGATGCAGCTGCAGAAATTGGATATTTTCGTACCCCTGGCTGATATTAACAATTACCTGAAACTTACTGAAGCAGCAGGACGAATATG TGTCTCACAGTGGGCTGGTCCTCTCAGGCTGGGGTGCTTGTTCAACCACGGAGACCACGTGGTGGCTGTGAATGATCTGCAGCCTCAGGGTGTGGAGGAGGCTTTCTTCTTCATCAGCAGGTCCACCAGAAAGGAG gtgAAACTTACTATATGTAGGATTCCACATTCAGATACCTTTCATGCTAAAGGCTGCTCatgttcctga
- the PLEKHS1 gene encoding pleckstrin homology domain-containing family S member 1 isoform X2 has product MASTNKRNSAVRIQNTFCPEGGVCKHGFLIKSPPLQLFSSQNSWKRRLFVLSKSSTGNYILKYLKGQHVKGSIAVDQIISIQVGISNAEIMETVRKMFKCLPEQVMSISTGNRCYYLIGDSRQEIDDWVTLISSVCREDTRSGCCPQNQGLPNPEVRSRTSSLPLFLSSVDMASFPDRQSCQEENGSSEDKNRPYSDPGPHQAQCDSPRGVCPSLDKILGGSEENLLLSDPDENMQKDEEDYYQTPSSVLAKCTTEVSRPDPTAEPDVPEQEKPEQNSPVKENIYMSMKSIKLLDETCQLTCRRDGLPSPPKCQSNSARPRDLGAEKGTKFPESNTSLQPTLQRRQSSLPLSVVHLSILLSQVTDEMQLQKLDIFVPLADINNYLKLTEAAGRICVSQWAGPLRLGCLFNHGDHVVAVNDLQPQGVEEAFFFISRSTRKEVKLTICRIPHSDTFHAKGCSCS; this is encoded by the exons ATGGCTTctacaaataaaagaaattctGCAG TGAgaattcaaaatacattttgccCTGAAGGTGGAGTCTGCAAGCACGGATTCCTCATCAAATCACCACCTCTGCAACTTTTCAGCTCACAG AATTCCTGGAAAAGGCGTCTGTTTGTCCTGTCCAAGTCCAGCACAGGGAATTACATCCTGAAGTATCTAAAAGGCCAACACGTGAAAGGCTCCATAGCTGTTGATCA aatcataagTATTCAAGTTGGCATAAGTAATGCTGAAATTATGGAAACGGTGAGGAAGATGTTTAAATGCCTTCCTGAGCAGGTGATGTCCATCAGCACTGGAAACAGATGTTACTACCTcattggggacagcag GCAGGAAATAGATGACTGGGTCACTCTGATATCTTCAGTCTGCAGGGAGGACACAAGAAGTGGATGCTGCCCTCAG AACCAAGGTCTTCCAAATCCAGAAGTCAGAAGTCGGACTTCCTCTTTGCCACTATTCTTGAGTTCTGTAGACATGGCCAGCTTTCCAGACAGGCAAAGCTGCCAGGAG GAGAATGGTTCCTCAGAAGACAAGAACAGGCCTTATTCAGATCCTGGCCCCCATCAGGCTCAGTGTGACTCGCCAAGAGGAGTTTGTCCAAGCCTG GATAAAATTCTGGGAGGAAGTGAGGAAAACCTGCTGTTGTCAGATCCAGACGAAAACATGCAAAAGGACGAAGAAGATTATTACCAAACTCCCAGCAGTGTTTTAGCTAAG TGCACTACTGAAGTATCAAGGCCTGACCCTACAGCTGAGCCTGATGTCCCTGAGCAAGAGAAGCCAGAGCAGAACAGCCCAGTAAAGGAGAACATTTATATGTCAATGAAATCAAT TAAGCTGCTGGATGAGACATGCCAGCTCACGTGCAGGCGTGATGGgctcccatcccctcccaaaTGCCAGAGCAACAGTGCACGTCCAAGAGACCTGGGAGCAGAAAAAGGCACAAAATTCCCAGAAAGCAACACCAGCCTGCAGCCAACCCTCCAGAGAAGGCAAAGCTCATTACCCCTCTCAGTGGTTCACTTGTCCATACTGCTCAG TCAAGTTACAGATGAGATGCAGCTGCAGAAATTGGATATTTTCGTACCCCTGGCTGATATTAACAATTACCTGAAACTTACTGAAGCAGCAGGACGAATATG TGTCTCACAGTGGGCTGGTCCTCTCAGGCTGGGGTGCTTGTTCAACCACGGAGACCACGTGGTGGCTGTGAATGATCTGCAGCCTCAGGGTGTGGAGGAGGCTTTCTTCTTCATCAGCAGGTCCACCAGAAAGGAG gtgAAACTTACTATATGTAGGATTCCACATTCAGATACCTTTCATGCTAAAGGCTGCTCatgttcctga